A genomic segment from Scomber japonicus isolate fScoJap1 chromosome 11, fScoJap1.pri, whole genome shotgun sequence encodes:
- the b3galt1b gene encoding beta-1,3-galactosyltransferase 1 encodes MPSKVSCLYLLTVVCWASALWYLSISRPTSTYVGQMSLPIRKTVKPHKNITFTNIHTRPLNPHAFEFVINEPKKCESVTPFLVILISTTHKEFDARQAIRETWGDESTFTDIPILTIFLLGRNTDDVLNQMVEQESQIFHDIVVENFIDSYHNLTLKTMMGMRWVATFCPKAQYVMKTDSDIFVNMDNLIYKLLKPNTKPRRRYFTGYVINGGPIRDMRSKWYMSRDLYPDSKYPPFCSGTGYVFSADVAELIYKTSLHTRLLHLEDVYVGLCLRKLGIHPYQNSGFNHWKMAYSLCRYRRVITVHQISPEEMHRIWNDMSSKKHLRC; translated from the coding sequence ATGCCTTCGAAAGTATCATGTTTATACCTGTTGACAGTGGTCTGCTGGGCAAGCGCTCTGTGGTATTTGAGTATATCTCGCCCAACATCCACATATGTTGGCCAGATGTCTCTGCCTATACGGAAGACTGTGAAACCCCACAAAAACATTACCTTCACCAACATCCACACCCGTCCCCTCAACCCACATGCCTTTGAATTTGTCATCAATGAGCCGAAGAAGTGCGAAAGTGTCACTCCATTTCTGGTCATTCTCATCAGCACTACGCACAAGGAGTTTGATGCGCGGCAAGCCATCCGGGAGACCTGGGGGGATGAAAGCACTTTCACCGACATCCCCATCCTTACCATCTTTCTGCTGGGCAGGAACACTGATGACGTCCTGAATCAGATGGTGGAGCAGGAGAGCCAGATTTTCCATGACATTGTGGTGGAGAACTTCATTGACTCCTACCACAATCTCACCCTCAAGACCATGATGGGCATGCGCTGGGTGGCTACCTTCTGCCCCAAAGCACAGTATGTCATGAAGACAGACAGTGACATCTTTGTCAACATGGACAATCTGATCTACAAGCTCCTGAAGCCCAACACCAAGCCTAGAAGGAGATATTTCACCGGCTATGTAATAAACGGTGGTCCTATAAGAGACATGCGCAGCAAGTGGTACATGTCCAGAGACCTGTATCCTGACAGTAAATACCCACCTTTCTGCTCGGGCACTGGCTACGTGTTCTCAGCAGATGTAGCTGAGTTAATCTACAAGACTTCATTACACACAAGACTGTTGCACCTGGAGGATGTGTATGTGGGACTCTGTTTGCGTAAGCTGGGTATACACCCTTATCAGAACAGTGGTTTTAATCACTGGAAAATGGCCTACAGTCTCTGCAGGTACAGGCGGGTTATCACCGTCCACCAGATTTCCCCAGAGGAGATGCACCGCATTTGGAATGACATGTCCAGCAAGAAGCACCTGAGATGTTAG